Proteins from a single region of Bacteroidales bacterium:
- the rho gene encoding transcription termination factor Rho codes for MKSSELENLHVGTLRSKAKELGIENVKNLNKKELIEKILEIFEREEKKSEKSSDEEQVIKPKRPRIKKIQQKELAEVEEKNQVKTLKELVEKKESKEIQAEKIQDKPILQDELATLEEESLELPSVEEESEEKMVSEATEETIVSPPEEETLPSRTSLQFLFEQEGIIEAEGVLELISEGYGFLRSSDYNYLNSPDDIFIAHQFIRTYGLKTGDTITCRIRPPKENEKYYTAVNILEINGLEAEKIRDRISFDYLTPLFPIKKFKLVGHPHETLTSRIIDLFSPIGKGQRGLIVAQPKTGKTMILKEIANAIAYNHPEVYLIILLIDERPEEVTDMQRSVRAEVISSTFDEPAEKHVRIASIVLEKAKRLVECGHDVVILLDSITRLARAHNTISPASGKVLSGGVESSALQKPKRFFGAARQIENGGSLTIIATALIDTGSKMDEVIFEEFKGTGNMELQLDRKLANKRIFPAIDIVASGTRRDDLLVSKDVLQRVWILRNHLADMTPVEAMEFLKDKMSKTKTNEEFLSIMNS; via the coding sequence ATGAAAAGTTCAGAATTAGAAAATTTACATGTGGGAACTTTGCGTTCCAAAGCTAAGGAATTGGGCATAGAAAATGTAAAAAATTTAAATAAGAAGGAATTGATTGAAAAAATTCTCGAAATTTTTGAAAGAGAGGAAAAGAAATCTGAAAAAAGTTCTGATGAAGAACAAGTAATAAAACCAAAGCGACCAAGAATAAAGAAAATACAGCAAAAAGAACTTGCTGAGGTTGAAGAAAAAAACCAGGTTAAAACCCTTAAAGAATTGGTTGAAAAAAAGGAAAGTAAAGAAATTCAAGCTGAGAAAATCCAAGATAAACCCATTCTTCAGGATGAGTTAGCAACGCTAGAGGAAGAGTCTCTGGAACTGCCTAGTGTCGAAGAAGAAAGCGAAGAAAAGATGGTGTCAGAAGCAACAGAAGAAACCATAGTTTCTCCTCCAGAAGAAGAAACTTTGCCATCACGAACAAGTTTGCAGTTTCTTTTTGAGCAAGAAGGAATAATTGAAGCAGAAGGTGTTTTAGAACTCATCTCAGAAGGCTATGGTTTTTTACGCTCATCCGATTACAATTACCTTAATTCTCCGGATGATATTTTTATTGCACATCAATTCATACGGACCTATGGATTAAAAACTGGCGACACGATAACATGTCGTATACGTCCTCCAAAAGAAAATGAGAAGTATTATACTGCTGTCAATATTTTGGAAATCAATGGTCTTGAAGCTGAAAAAATTCGAGACAGAATATCTTTCGACTACCTCACACCTCTTTTTCCTATCAAGAAGTTCAAACTTGTTGGGCATCCACATGAAACTTTGACAAGCAGAATTATTGATCTTTTTTCTCCTATTGGCAAAGGACAACGAGGACTTATAGTAGCTCAGCCCAAAACTGGAAAGACTATGATCTTAAAGGAAATTGCAAATGCCATAGCTTATAATCATCCTGAAGTATATCTTATCATTCTTTTGATCGATGAGCGACCTGAAGAGGTGACAGATATGCAGCGAAGCGTCAGAGCAGAAGTTATTTCATCTACTTTTGATGAACCAGCCGAGAAGCATGTTCGTATTGCTTCAATCGTTCTAGAAAAAGCAAAGAGATTAGTTGAATGTGGTCATGATGTGGTTATTTTATTAGATTCCATCACACGTCTTGCACGTGCCCACAATACCATCTCTCCTGCCAGTGGTAAGGTATTATCTGGTGGAGTTGAATCAAGTGCTCTACAAAAACCTAAGCGATTCTTTGGTGCAGCACGTCAAATCGAAAACGGAGGATCACTCACCATTATTGCCACAGCTCTCATAGATACAGGATCTAAAATGGATGAAGTGATTTTTGAGGAATTCAAAGGAACAGGCAACATGGAACTTCAACTCGATAGAAAGCTAGCTAATAAACGAATTTTTCCAGCTATCGATATTGTTGCAAGTGGTACTCGAAGAGATGATCTGCTGGTAAGCAAAGACGTTTTGCAACGTGTGTGGATTTTACGAAATCATTTGGCTGATATGACTCCTGTCGAAGCCATGGAGTTTCTTAAAGATAAAATGAGTAAAACTAAAACCAATGAAGAATTTTTATCTATCATGAATAGTTAA
- a CDS encoding glycosyltransferase translates to MFAIYILGVVFFLLLIYYVLFLLLLFHKSRTNQAESMPPVSVIICVQNVESHIEESLFPFLKQEYPQYEVVVVNDHSTDATAERLMWMKHRFPHLKVVNLTHGNKIYPGKKFALSVGIKEATYERILLSDIDCKPASSRWIEKMMLSNEGNKEIILGVGLYERKKNLLNMFVRFDAFQIALLYLSAAKIGLPYMGIGRNLSYTRSLFFKHHGFSRHLHIASGDDDLFIQQVARRNNTAICTDPEGFVYSTSPSSWKKWFLKKSRHFTTSDFYNLKATLFSGLYTILQLFFFIFSVIFIFIFFDEDKVLLVFTACLVTAKILFQSVVYGLIAKKWKEKPYTYAIPFLEIFLILILWLPYINRKKFLHQWS, encoded by the coding sequence ATGTTTGCAATATATATTTTAGGAGTGGTATTTTTTCTACTATTAATTTATTACGTTCTTTTTTTATTGTTACTTTTCCATAAATCAAGAACTAACCAGGCTGAGTCAATGCCACCTGTATCAGTAATTATTTGTGTTCAGAATGTAGAAAGTCATATCGAAGAAAGCCTTTTTCCGTTTCTGAAACAAGAATACCCTCAATATGAAGTGGTTGTAGTAAATGACCACAGCACAGATGCTACTGCAGAAAGATTAATGTGGATGAAGCATCGCTTTCCTCATTTGAAAGTGGTGAATTTGACCCATGGTAATAAGATTTATCCCGGTAAAAAGTTTGCTCTTTCAGTTGGAATAAAAGAAGCAACTTACGAACGTATTTTGCTATCGGACATTGATTGTAAACCTGCTTCTTCGAGGTGGATTGAAAAAATGATGTTGTCAAATGAAGGCAATAAAGAGATTATACTAGGAGTAGGTCTTTATGAAAGAAAAAAGAATTTGCTGAACATGTTTGTTCGTTTTGATGCTTTTCAAATAGCATTATTATATCTTTCAGCTGCAAAAATAGGTCTTCCATACATGGGAATAGGCAGAAATCTCTCTTATACTCGTTCTCTTTTTTTTAAGCATCATGGTTTTAGTCGGCACCTTCATATAGCTTCTGGAGACGATGATTTGTTTATTCAACAAGTTGCAAGGCGAAATAATACGGCTATATGCACAGATCCAGAAGGATTTGTCTATTCTACTTCACCTTCTTCCTGGAAGAAATGGTTTCTTAAAAAAAGCCGGCATTTTACAACGAGCGATTTCTATAATTTAAAAGCCACTCTATTTTCTGGTTTATATACGATTTTGCAATTATTTTTTTTTATTTTTTCGGTAATATTCATTTTTATTTTTTTTGATGAGGATAAAGTTCTCTTGGTGTTTACAGCATGTTTGGTGACTGCTAAAATACTTTTTCAAAGTGTGGTATATGGTTTGATTGCAAAAAAATGGAAAGAAAAGCCTTATACTTATGCTATACCTTTTTTGGAAATTTTCCTTATTTTGATACTTTGGCTGCCTTATATAAATAGGAAAAAATTTTTACATCAATGGAGCTAG
- the rnc gene encoding ribonuclease III — MFFQRKILTTPLKKEIRRLFGFVPSNLFLYEQALLKKHAKTQRFGFTISNERLEFLGDSILNSIVSTYLFKRFPRATEGELTIMKNRLINRQTLNLIGHQIGLTQLLQSETNSENQNFIGNALEAFIAALYLDKGYKKTEKIITNNIFSKLNIDNIISQETNYKSKLIEWCQKNKFSYDFKLLQEFFDHGKKNFVVEVYINDLPQGRGIDMSIKAAQQKAAKETLEKLNLL, encoded by the coding sequence GTGTTTTTCCAGCGAAAAATTTTAACTACTCCTCTTAAAAAAGAAATAAGAAGATTATTCGGTTTCGTACCAAGTAATCTTTTTTTATACGAGCAAGCTTTATTAAAAAAACACGCAAAAACCCAACGATTTGGGTTTACCATTTCTAATGAAAGACTCGAATTTTTGGGAGATTCCATTCTTAACTCTATTGTAAGTACTTATCTTTTCAAACGTTTTCCCCGAGCTACAGAAGGGGAACTAACCATCATGAAAAATAGACTAATAAATAGACAAACTTTGAATCTCATTGGCCATCAGATTGGACTTACTCAACTTCTTCAATCCGAAACCAATTCAGAAAATCAAAACTTTATTGGCAATGCTTTAGAGGCTTTCATAGCTGCTCTATACCTTGACAAGGGATATAAAAAAACAGAAAAAATTATCACAAATAACATTTTTTCAAAGCTAAACATTGATAATATTATTTCTCAGGAAACTAATTACAAAAGCAAACTTATTGAATGGTGCCAGAAAAACAAATTTTCTTATGATTTCAAATTATTGCAGGAATTCTTTGACCATGGAAAAAAAAACTTTGTTGTAGAAGTTTATATTAATGATTTACCCCAGGGAAGAGGTATCGACATGAGCATAAAAGCTGCACAGCAGAAAGCAGCTAAAGAAACTCTTGAAAAACTCAATTTACTTTAA
- a CDS encoding acyl carrier protein, protein MSEITEKVISIIVDKLGVDPSEVKMESSFTNDLGADSLDQVELIMEFEKVFGIQIPDEEANKINTVGEAIKVLEEKLAQK, encoded by the coding sequence ATGTCAGAAATTACTGAAAAGGTTATTTCAATCATTGTTGACAAATTAGGTGTTGATCCATCTGAAGTTAAGATGGAGTCAAGTTTCACCAATGATCTGGGCGCCGATTCTCTTGATCAAGTAGAACTCATTATGGAGTTTGAAAAAGTTTTCGGTATTCAGATTCCTGATGAAGAAGCCAACAAAATAAACACAGTTGGTGAAGCCATTAAAGTTCTGGAAGAAAAGCTCGCTCAAAAATAA
- a CDS encoding glutamine synthetase family protein, with the protein MEKFYSKLSTSNAIAHFLDKNPEDFTCKDILRYIKKNNIKFLDFHYVGGDGRLKTLNFVAQTKDQLEQLLYLGERVDGSSLFPFLEAGRSDLYVIPQYSTAFLKTFTDEPAIGIFCRYFNQQGEPFEYSPDNILSKAVFSFKEASGYDIWGMGELEYYIIYPRQQLYIATNQKGYHESAPFVKWESIRKEVMLHLSHAGAEIKYGHSEVGNFSDEQFTYEQNEIEFRPTSLEKAAYSLLLAKMILRQLAYKYDIQVSFSPKISLGKAGSGLHIHLQLLNQDGKNIVMNDDHISDESKKAIAGILKYSPALTAFGNPIPLSYLRLVPHQEAPTKICWGDFNRSALIRVPLSWTQQPEKMITLCNPQNKSLSDLNTYSKATFEYRVPDGAANVFLLMAGIATAAREGFEDDQSLQLAEKTYVNVNIFKDEFSNIANSLDRLPTSCYESASALENSKSIFIKGNVFPENVINHVINQLRSYQDQDWRDQLTKLSEEERNKILRNIVRAYIDVG; encoded by the coding sequence ATGGAAAAATTTTATTCAAAGTTGTCAACATCTAATGCAATAGCTCATTTTCTTGACAAAAATCCAGAAGATTTTACTTGCAAAGATATCTTACGCTACATTAAAAAGAATAACATAAAATTTCTTGATTTCCATTATGTAGGAGGTGACGGAAGGCTTAAAACACTCAACTTCGTAGCTCAAACTAAAGATCAACTAGAACAGCTACTTTATTTAGGTGAACGAGTAGATGGTTCAAGCCTTTTCCCTTTTTTAGAAGCTGGCCGAAGTGATTTATACGTTATCCCTCAATATTCCACTGCTTTTTTGAAAACATTTACAGATGAACCGGCCATTGGGATTTTCTGTCGTTATTTTAATCAACAAGGGGAACCTTTTGAATACAGCCCAGATAACATTCTCTCGAAAGCTGTCTTCTCTTTCAAAGAAGCATCGGGATATGATATTTGGGGCATGGGTGAACTTGAATACTACATCATTTATCCACGACAACAACTTTACATAGCTACAAATCAAAAAGGTTATCATGAATCGGCTCCTTTTGTTAAATGGGAAAGCATTAGAAAGGAAGTTATGCTTCATTTATCCCATGCTGGTGCAGAAATAAAATATGGGCACAGTGAAGTAGGAAATTTTTCCGACGAACAGTTTACTTATGAACAAAATGAAATTGAATTCAGACCAACCTCACTCGAAAAAGCAGCTTATAGCTTATTACTCGCAAAAATGATATTGAGGCAACTTGCTTATAAATACGACATCCAAGTAAGTTTTTCACCCAAAATTTCTCTGGGAAAAGCTGGTAGTGGTCTTCACATTCATCTGCAACTACTCAACCAAGACGGGAAAAATATTGTAATGAATGATGACCATATTTCAGATGAATCAAAAAAAGCAATAGCTGGCATTTTAAAATATTCCCCAGCATTAACAGCTTTTGGCAATCCTATTCCCTTAAGTTATTTACGACTTGTTCCACACCAAGAAGCACCCACCAAAATTTGCTGGGGAGATTTTAATCGATCTGCATTGATACGTGTTCCTCTTTCATGGACTCAACAACCCGAAAAAATGATCACACTTTGCAATCCCCAAAATAAATCTTTGAGTGATCTCAATACATATTCCAAAGCTACATTTGAATACCGTGTTCCTGATGGTGCTGCCAACGTTTTTTTGTTAATGGCAGGTATAGCTACTGCCGCTCGTGAAGGTTTCGAAGACGACCAATCTCTTCAATTGGCTGAAAAAACTTATGTGAATGTTAACATTTTTAAAGATGAATTTTCAAATATTGCCAATAGTCTTGATCGTCTTCCTACCTCATGTTATGAATCAGCATCTGCTCTTGAAAATAGCAAATCTATATTTATCAAAGGAAATGTTTTTCCTGAAAATGTTATCAATCATGTCATCAATCAACTGCGTTCATACCAAGACCAAGATTGGAGAGATCAATTAACTAAACTTTCTGAAGAAGAAAGAAACAAGATATTAAGAAACATCGTACGTGCATATATAGACGTTGGATAA
- a CDS encoding gliding motility-associated C-terminal domain-containing protein, translating into MKKVLIILLCFILHGFSKDLINFPPLLIKNEGQLRTTTGTQAHEVLYYMQTPSLDFFITRKGISYVFKQFENVHPREFNGTEDVIPIVHWHRVDIDFVGAHITDENAYVETNAFPTISFYNEFVPEGLEHRPTYKKIVFKNIYPNIDLEWIVDNEMLKYNFLLHPGANIENIQLDIMGAKELIIDSTTILIVSEFGILKEGPLMAFTSRDNKKIQVQYNQISPNRVGFIVLNSSNYIKEEMIIDPPLIWSTYYGGSGIDDGYKIVASPNAIYAVFQTRSTDFPVFNPGPPSYYLGTYIANLDGSIAKFSLNGTLQWATFYGGANDDAFISASYGNGVLAVVGYTTSTNIPTFNPGIGNYFQANNAGGRDAFIVVFGPNEVRVWATYMGGTSDDEYNDVFIETSTNLLWVGGSTLSNNIPVVNFPPYYYQGTSPDAADWDIFIQRFNSFLTLTYSTYFGGDETDRYAYFDVAPNGSKMFHFQTTSNNLPVIPYNANSYQQNVTLCGAVDSYAILFNNSMQIAWGSYICGDQNDFAYDVIFADSLWYLTGATYSLTTFPTANVYSFPFFRSYAGNADAYLTVINPTGRMIYSTGIGTNSIDAGLSLSYDPTNRYLYVLGYTQGSGLVPSVNPNDGSYYKGSPNLYEAFVTQFDSTMRPVWSTFFGGNSTDRFRSSTISNGVLYITGFTQSSSLFPLKDLNPGTSYFDNTLGGSQDAILVAFKPCPKNFNTITAPAGVCNNSIGTIYATGGTTYLWNNGSTSDTIHFLMQHDTTYRVTATNSWGCIERDTVTILNYPLPNIVISPSTSLQVCLNQVANLTASGGTSYIWSNGSNSSSTSVLVTSDSSLYVIVTNSYNCKDTSYVNIQALPLPNVTISGKDSICPNISYSYIAQGASTYSWDNGTSHDTAWYSFTTNGNYTIQVIGTSNAGCKDTAYFSIYVVTPPVASITAPSILCYVDTAQICGNGGVYYFWNVPNTNIDSTFSCFTFHADTGQQIIQLTVKDAYGCISMPVQHTITRSVRPSVFNGSQVYKCKEHSVSLSYPHAGTYLWSTGQSNQTIYVSQVGLYYVTYTNSLGCVYKDSVYVLNFATPPLSLQGNPSGLCNNTLPIILHANPSGGTWNGPGITNPSTGSFDPSSLTPGVYILRYVYVDSNQCTSKDSITLEIYSIPSFTTQVTEESCKGAHDGKIIISAFGGTAPYVYYVDNSQHQSEIKNLAPGSYAIYVVDQHGCSSSSQTVNIPEGLYLCGEIDVFVPTIFSPNNDGINDVFYVQSAFIKSMYLAIFDRYGTKIFETTSQNEGWDGTYHGTPVVEGVYFYYLQVTFIDDSQLKKAGDIRVVR; encoded by the coding sequence ATGAAAAAAGTTTTGATTATATTATTATGCTTTATCTTGCACGGTTTTTCAAAAGATTTAATCAATTTTCCTCCTCTTTTAATAAAAAATGAAGGACAATTAAGAACAACTACCGGAACCCAAGCTCACGAAGTTCTTTACTACATGCAAACTCCTTCTTTGGATTTTTTCATTACTCGCAAGGGAATATCTTACGTTTTCAAACAATTTGAAAATGTGCATCCGCGCGAATTTAATGGTACTGAAGATGTTATTCCGATAGTTCACTGGCACCGTGTGGATATCGATTTTGTCGGAGCTCATATTACAGACGAAAACGCATATGTTGAAACAAATGCTTTTCCGACAATAAGCTTCTATAATGAATTTGTACCTGAAGGATTAGAACATAGACCAACTTATAAAAAAATTGTTTTTAAAAACATTTACCCCAATATTGATTTGGAATGGATAGTCGATAATGAAATGTTAAAGTATAACTTTTTACTTCATCCAGGAGCCAATATTGAAAACATACAGCTTGATATCATGGGAGCTAAAGAGTTAATTATTGACAGCACTACTATATTGATTGTTTCTGAATTTGGAATTCTCAAAGAAGGACCTCTCATGGCTTTTACTTCAAGAGATAACAAAAAAATCCAAGTACAATACAATCAAATTTCTCCGAATCGCGTAGGTTTTATTGTTTTAAACTCATCTAATTACATCAAAGAAGAAATGATCATTGATCCCCCTCTTATATGGTCAACCTACTACGGAGGAAGTGGTATAGACGATGGATACAAAATTGTTGCTTCTCCGAATGCAATTTATGCTGTTTTTCAAACGAGATCTACGGATTTTCCTGTTTTCAATCCAGGTCCACCATCATATTATTTAGGCACCTATATAGCCAATTTGGATGGATCTATTGCTAAATTCTCCTTGAATGGTACTCTTCAATGGGCAACTTTTTACGGTGGAGCAAACGATGATGCTTTCATTTCAGCCTCTTACGGAAACGGGGTACTAGCTGTGGTGGGTTATACTACCTCTACCAACATACCCACATTTAATCCTGGAATAGGTAATTATTTTCAAGCTAATAATGCTGGCGGGAGGGACGCATTTATAGTAGTATTTGGCCCTAATGAAGTAAGAGTATGGGCTACTTATATGGGTGGCACAAGTGACGATGAATATAATGATGTTTTCATTGAAACCTCTACCAATCTTTTATGGGTGGGGGGGTCAACCTTATCCAATAACATACCCGTCGTTAATTTTCCTCCCTACTATTACCAAGGCACGTCTCCCGATGCAGCTGATTGGGACATATTTATTCAAAGATTTAATAGTTTTCTTACTTTGACTTATAGCACTTATTTTGGAGGCGATGAAACAGATCGATATGCCTATTTTGATGTAGCACCCAATGGATCGAAAATGTTTCATTTTCAAACCACATCCAATAATTTACCTGTTATACCATACAATGCAAACAGTTATCAGCAAAACGTTACCTTATGCGGAGCGGTTGACAGCTATGCTATTCTTTTTAATAATTCTATGCAAATAGCATGGGGTAGTTATATTTGTGGGGACCAAAACGATTTTGCTTACGATGTCATTTTTGCTGATAGCTTATGGTATTTAACTGGAGCTACGTATTCCTTAACCACTTTTCCAACCGCAAATGTATATAGTTTCCCATTCTTTAGATCATATGCTGGGAATGCAGATGCTTATTTGACAGTGATTAATCCTACTGGCAGAATGATTTATAGTACAGGTATAGGAACAAACTCTATTGATGCCGGACTATCATTAAGCTATGATCCTACTAATAGGTATTTGTACGTATTGGGCTATACACAAGGAAGTGGGTTGGTACCAAGTGTCAATCCTAACGACGGCTCATATTACAAAGGTTCTCCTAATTTATACGAAGCTTTTGTAACACAATTTGACTCTACCATGAGGCCAGTATGGTCTACTTTTTTTGGAGGTAATTCAACAGATCGTTTTAGAAGTAGTACTATTTCCAATGGAGTTCTTTACATCACTGGCTTTACACAAAGTTCCAGTCTTTTTCCTCTTAAAGATTTGAACCCCGGAACGAGTTATTTTGATAATACTCTCGGAGGAAGTCAGGATGCTATCCTCGTAGCTTTCAAACCTTGTCCTAAAAACTTCAATACCATTACTGCTCCAGCTGGCGTTTGTAATAATTCTATCGGAACCATCTATGCCACCGGTGGTACCACGTATTTGTGGAATAATGGTAGTACAAGTGATACCATTCATTTTCTGATGCAACATGATACTACTTATCGAGTAACTGCCACCAATAGTTGGGGTTGCATTGAAAGAGATACGGTCACCATACTCAACTACCCATTACCTAATATTGTCATTTCCCCATCCACATCCCTGCAGGTATGTTTAAATCAAGTAGCTAATCTAACAGCCAGTGGAGGAACCTCATATATATGGTCAAATGGTTCTAATAGTTCTTCAACAAGTGTACTCGTTACCAGCGATTCTTCTTTATATGTGATTGTGACTAATTCTTATAACTGCAAAGACACAAGCTACGTCAACATCCAAGCTTTACCCCTGCCCAATGTAACCATAAGTGGCAAGGATAGTATTTGTCCAAACATAAGCTATTCTTATATTGCACAAGGAGCATCAACTTACTCCTGGGATAATGGAACAAGCCATGATACAGCATGGTATTCATTCACTACCAACGGAAATTATACCATTCAGGTTATTGGTACTTCTAACGCTGGGTGTAAGGATACTGCATATTTTTCTATTTATGTTGTCACTCCTCCTGTGGCATCGATCACAGCCCCCTCAATTTTATGTTACGTTGATACGGCACAAATCTGTGGAAATGGTGGAGTATACTATTTCTGGAACGTTCCAAATACAAACATAGATTCTACCTTTTCATGTTTTACCTTTCATGCTGATACGGGTCAGCAAATTATTCAATTAACCGTTAAAGATGCATACGGTTGTATAAGTATGCCTGTCCAACACACCATTACACGAAGTGTCAGGCCTTCTGTTTTCAATGGTTCTCAGGTTTATAAATGTAAAGAACATAGTGTCTCTCTCTCATATCCACACGCAGGAACCTATTTGTGGAGTACAGGTCAGTCTAATCAAACCATTTATGTTTCCCAGGTTGGATTATATTATGTCACCTATACCAACTCATTAGGTTGTGTATATAAAGATAGTGTTTATGTTTTAAACTTTGCCACACCACCTTTGTCTTTGCAGGGTAATCCATCTGGTTTATGCAATAACACTCTCCCCATTATCTTGCACGCCAATCCTTCTGGGGGTACATGGAACGGGCCAGGAATAACTAATCCATCTACAGGATCATTCGATCCTTCCTCACTTACTCCAGGTGTATATATTTTGAGGTATGTTTATGTAGACAGCAATCAGTGTACGTCTAAGGACTCTATTACTTTAGAAATTTACTCCATTCCTTCTTTTACTACACAAGTAACAGAAGAAAGTTGTAAAGGTGCCCATGATGGAAAAATCATAATTTCAGCTTTTGGTGGTACAGCTCCTTATGTTTATTATGTAGATAACTCACAACATCAAAGTGAAATAAAAAATCTAGCTCCTGGTAGTTATGCAATATACGTAGTTGATCAACATGGGTGTAGTTCTTCTTCTCAAACAGTTAACATACCTGAAGGATTATACCTGTGTGGTGAGATAGATGTTTTCGTCCCAACCATTTTTAGCCCAAATAACGACGGAATAAATGATGTTTTTTATGTGCAGAGTGCGTTTATTAAATCGATGTACTTGGCTATCTTTGATAGATATGGCACAAAAATATTTGAAACAACATCTCAAAATGAAGGATGGGATGGCACTTACCATGGAACGCCTGTAGTTGAGGGAGTTTATTTCTACTATCTACAAGTCACTTTTATTGACGATTCCCAACTTAAAAAAGCCGGTGATATAAGAGTAGTACGATAA
- the fabF gene encoding beta-ketoacyl-ACP synthase II: MERRRVVITGLGAITPLGNCVSDFWQALIQGVSGAQPITKFDTSKFKTQFACEVKNFDPLQFFDRKDLRKYDRVSQFGIVAANQAVEDSGINFASLDKTRIGVIWSSGIGGIITLEEEIKSFYLSDQVPRFNPFLIPKMIPDITAGYISMIHGLMGPNYAAVSACASSANAIADALMLIRHGYADVMIVGGSEASITPTGIGGFNAMQALSTRNDDPATASRPFDKDRDGFVMGEGGAGMVLEELNFALARGARIYAELAGFGLSADAYHLTAPHPEGEGALIAMRNAVQDANIQLTDVDHINTHGTSTPVGDEVEPKAIVRLFGDHAMKISINSTKSMHGHLLGAAGAIEAVAVALTIYHGIIPPTINHFTDDPEIPPLDFTFNKARERKIRYALSNTFGFGGHNVCLAFAKFE; encoded by the coding sequence ATGGAAAGAAGGCGCGTGGTGATCACTGGGTTGGGAGCCATTACTCCACTGGGAAATTGTGTATCTGATTTTTGGCAAGCACTTATTCAGGGAGTAAGTGGTGCTCAACCCATTACCAAGTTTGATACTTCTAAATTCAAAACCCAATTTGCCTGTGAAGTAAAAAATTTTGATCCTTTACAGTTTTTTGATAGAAAGGATCTTCGAAAATATGATCGTGTTTCCCAATTCGGTATTGTTGCTGCAAATCAGGCCGTAGAGGATAGTGGTATTAACTTTGCTAGTTTAGACAAAACCAGAATCGGGGTTATATGGTCTTCTGGTATTGGTGGGATCATTACACTCGAAGAGGAAATTAAATCTTTTTATTTGAGTGATCAGGTACCACGTTTCAATCCTTTTTTAATCCCTAAGATGATCCCCGATATTACGGCTGGTTACATTAGCATGATTCATGGATTAATGGGTCCAAATTATGCAGCTGTCTCAGCATGTGCTTCATCTGCTAATGCAATTGCTGATGCACTGATGCTCATCAGGCATGGATATGCAGATGTCATGATAGTTGGAGGTTCAGAAGCATCAATCACTCCAACAGGAATTGGAGGATTTAATGCTATGCAAGCTCTATCTACCCGAAACGACGATCCTGCCACAGCTTCTAGACCTTTTGACAAAGATCGAGATGGCTTCGTCATGGGTGAAGGTGGAGCTGGAATGGTTCTCGAAGAGCTTAATTTTGCTTTGGCACGAGGAGCTCGTATATATGCTGAATTAGCCGGTTTTGGCTTATCCGCCGATGCTTATCATCTTACTGCCCCACATCCTGAAGGAGAAGGAGCACTTATAGCTATGAGAAATGCTGTTCAAGATGCTAACATTCAATTAACTGATGTTGATCACATCAACACTCATGGAACAAGCACTCCTGTTGGAGACGAAGTTGAACCAAAAGCGATAGTACGCTTATTTGGCGATCATGCAATGAAAATCTCAATAAACTCAACTAAATCTATGCATGGCCATCTTTTAGGTGCAGCTGGCGCTATAGAAGCTGTGGCTGTTGCTTTAACTATATACCATGGCATTATTCCACCTACGATCAATCACTTTACTGATGATCCTGAAATACCACCTCTTGATTTTACTTTCAACAAGGCTAGAGAAAGAAAAATTCGTTATGCATTAAGTAACACTTTTGGTTTTGGCGGTCATAATGTTTGTCTGGCATTTGCCAAATTTGAGTAA